A region from the Nonlabens sp. YIK11 genome encodes:
- a CDS encoding 4Fe-4S binding protein, translated as MSVFQRNMSLTGEPPKSLTAGQKIFTALGLFGLAILILANFNLSFPNKTLWLSIALGSIFAGVVGFAWSAYAGKSAGIKNDGVWFKSISSRGFWAWCAILAFSGFYVILYFYPQYLGLVQDGDNTGVIALFDPLSYFLNGGPASQWFVYGTLYTIAILSFGIKFIWKYRHNRYEMIRTGSVMFFQTAFAFIIPEIMTGLNQPYYDFKNIWPLNYDLFNGYKIDEFLRAGNFGVAMLIFGVASIFVITPILTYKYGKRWYCSWVCGCGGLAETAGDSFRQLSNKKKYAWNVERWVIHSVVVFAVVMTTAVVYSYLKGNESASSIGSWNDFSNKVVFIGAQNQKPVHEVVLAAQEAGASRVVYLDRTEGDTPIELQSTEGVNIPFDVVKEENNSQGLTQIMDQQQATLLPMDRSKEDIFIDKGTESVIYDNVWLSKEFFVWGVVGLLTLVFGLVFLFRREQLAKDAKIGAVAYFVIVIGLLLFTYTDGSGKLFLFESWKLNQFYGFLIGAVFSGVIGTGFYPIFGNRVWCRFGCPMAAILGFQQRMFSRFRITTNGGQCISCGNCSTYCEMGIDVRAYAQKGENIVRSSCVGCGICSAVCPRGVLKLENGPMEGRINSEAVLLGQDPDLMALLSDHKSA; from the coding sequence ATGTCTGTATTTCAACGTAACATGTCGCTTACCGGCGAGCCACCTAAATCGCTCACCGCTGGTCAAAAGATCTTCACAGCCTTAGGCTTGTTTGGCTTGGCCATTTTGATTCTGGCCAATTTCAACCTGAGTTTTCCCAATAAAACGCTGTGGCTGTCCATTGCTCTAGGTAGCATATTTGCTGGGGTCGTTGGGTTTGCCTGGTCTGCATATGCTGGCAAAAGCGCAGGAATCAAGAATGATGGTGTCTGGTTCAAATCGATTTCCAGTCGTGGTTTCTGGGCCTGGTGTGCCATACTCGCATTTAGCGGATTTTATGTCATACTCTATTTTTATCCGCAGTACTTGGGACTGGTTCAAGATGGAGATAACACTGGAGTGATTGCCTTGTTTGATCCTTTGTCCTATTTTCTAAATGGTGGACCAGCGAGCCAGTGGTTTGTCTACGGTACGTTATACACGATTGCCATACTTTCCTTTGGGATCAAGTTTATCTGGAAATACCGCCACAATAGATATGAAATGATACGCACAGGTAGTGTGATGTTTTTCCAGACGGCCTTTGCGTTTATCATCCCTGAAATAATGACAGGCTTGAATCAGCCGTATTATGACTTTAAAAACATCTGGCCATTGAACTATGATTTATTTAATGGATATAAAATTGATGAGTTTTTACGTGCTGGGAATTTTGGGGTAGCGATGTTGATTTTTGGCGTGGCATCCATTTTTGTGATCACACCTATTCTCACCTACAAATACGGGAAACGCTGGTATTGTAGCTGGGTTTGTGGCTGCGGTGGTCTGGCAGAAACTGCCGGAGATTCCTTTAGACAACTATCCAATAAAAAGAAGTACGCCTGGAACGTCGAGCGATGGGTCATTCACAGCGTGGTCGTATTTGCGGTGGTCATGACGACCGCAGTAGTGTACTCATATTTAAAAGGAAATGAATCGGCGAGCAGTATAGGTAGCTGGAATGACTTTAGCAACAAAGTAGTTTTTATAGGCGCTCAAAATCAAAAACCAGTTCATGAAGTGGTCCTTGCTGCACAAGAAGCTGGTGCATCGCGTGTAGTGTATCTAGATCGCACCGAAGGTGACACGCCTATAGAATTACAGTCAACTGAAGGTGTCAACATCCCATTTGATGTGGTCAAGGAAGAAAACAACTCTCAAGGCCTTACTCAGATCATGGACCAACAACAGGCTACGTTATTACCCATGGATCGCAGTAAAGAGGATATTTTCATTGACAAGGGTACAGAAAGCGTCATTTATGATAACGTCTGGCTAAGTAAGGAATTCTTTGTTTGGGGCGTTGTTGGGTTACTGACGCTGGTTTTTGGATTGGTGTTTTTATTCCGTCGGGAGCAGCTTGCCAAAGATGCTAAAATAGGCGCCGTTGCCTACTTTGTGATTGTCATTGGACTGTTGCTTTTCACCTATACGGATGGCTCTGGGAAACTCTTTCTGTTTGAATCCTGGAAGCTCAATCAGTTCTACGGGTTTTTGATAGGCGCCGTCTTTTCTGGTGTGATAGGTACAGGCTTTTACCCCATTTTTGGGAATCGTGTTTGGTGTCGTTTTGGCTGTCCCATGGCGGCAATATTGGGCTTTCAACAGCGTATGTTCTCAAGATTTAGAATCACTACCAATGGCGGTCAATGTATCTCTTGCGGGAACTGCTCGACGTATTGTGAGATGGGAATCGACGTACGTGCCTATGCCCAGAAAGGTGAGAACATCGTGCGCTCCAGCTGCGTAGGCTGTGGGATTTGTAGTGCCGTGTGTCCACGTGGCGTCTTGAAATTGGAAAACGGTCCCATGGAAGGTCGCATCAATAGCGAGGCTGTTTTGTTGGGTCAGGATCCAGATTTGATGGCTTTGTTAAGCGATCACAAATCTGCTTAA
- a CDS encoding SDR family NAD(P)-dependent oxidoreductase, with amino-acid sequence MKKTVIVTGAASGLGEAIALRFGKEGYNVVVSDIQEEAANKVVTAIQDAGGTAHFIKANVASKSECENLVKKTVEKYGGLDAAVNNAGIGGEMALSADYSQESYEKVIDINQHGVFYGCQAQIPAMLKNGGAIVNMSSILGSVGSPQSVAYVMAKHAVVGLTQTAAIEYAQKGVRINAVGPGYIQTPLLDQIDEEQKEALVSQHPIGRLGKPDEVANLVYWLCSDQASYVTGSYYTVDGGYTAR; translated from the coding sequence ATGAAAAAGACAGTCATAGTAACAGGAGCGGCCAGTGGTCTAGGTGAGGCGATCGCATTGAGATTTGGTAAAGAAGGCTATAATGTGGTGGTTTCTGACATCCAGGAAGAAGCGGCAAATAAAGTAGTAACTGCCATTCAAGATGCTGGCGGTACTGCTCATTTTATCAAAGCCAACGTTGCCAGTAAATCCGAATGCGAGAATTTAGTCAAGAAAACTGTAGAAAAATATGGTGGACTGGACGCCGCGGTAAATAATGCTGGGATAGGTGGTGAGATGGCGCTGTCTGCAGATTATTCCCAAGAGAGCTATGAAAAAGTAATCGACATCAATCAACATGGTGTTTTTTACGGTTGCCAGGCGCAAATACCAGCCATGCTCAAAAATGGCGGAGCGATTGTTAACATGTCTAGTATATTGGGATCCGTCGGGTCACCACAATCGGTAGCTTATGTAATGGCAAAGCATGCAGTCGTAGGATTGACGCAAACCGCTGCCATAGAATATGCACAAAAAGGAGTGCGCATCAACGCTGTAGGTCCAGGATACATCCAGACGCCATTACTGGATCAAATTGATGAAGAACAAAAAGAGGCGCTGGTTTCCCAACATCCTATAGGTAGATTGGGAAAACCAGATGAAGTAGCTAATCTTGTATACTGGTTATGCAGTGATCAGGCGAGTTATGTCACTGGATCCTATTACACGGTTGATGGCGGTTATACAGCGAGGTAA
- a CDS encoding lysozyme inhibitor LprI family protein encodes MNYSFVFFLGFATICFAQKADYSSLLKEMDSLNQIELNTGVDMLSTERNHFINLHEFMNEIYTDLIVQDDAQTLVADQLEWNKWYDFETNRIWNPINNSQFNEDTEPGRDRRMIAYSEQADLLRKRILELIEKF; translated from the coding sequence ATGAACTATTCTTTTGTTTTCTTTTTGGGTTTTGCAACTATATGTTTTGCTCAAAAAGCCGATTATAGTTCACTATTGAAAGAAATGGATAGTCTGAATCAGATTGAGCTAAATACAGGAGTTGATATGTTGAGCACCGAGCGAAACCATTTTATAAACCTACACGAGTTCATGAATGAAATTTACACTGATTTGATAGTTCAGGATGACGCTCAAACTCTTGTGGCAGATCAGTTAGAATGGAATAAATGGTATGATTTTGAAACAAATAGAATTTGGAATCCCATTAATAATTCACAATTTAATGAGGATACAGAACCAGGGCGTGATAGAAGAATGATAGCATATAGTGAACAAGCTGATTTACTTCGAAAAAGGATATTGGAACTAATAGAGAAATTCTAA
- a CDS encoding YpdA family putative bacillithiol disulfide reductase gives MDAKIYDVLIIGAGPIGIACALEAKKAGLNYVVIEKGPIVNSLYHYPTNMHFFSTSEKLEIDEIPFISKEAKPSKQEALEYYRRIATSNKLNISLFEKVLKVNNNDLFEVITDKGKWYAQHIIIATGFYDIPNKLKLPGEDLKKVTHYYDDPHLYAFQKVAVVGASNSAVDAALEIYRKGGDVTMVVRGESIGERVKYWVKPDIENRIKEGSIKAYFNSEITEIREDEITISHNGESIDLENDFVVALTGYKPNFAFLTMMGIDLQGDKMIPKYDEDTMETNVENVYLAGVICGGKETHKWFIENSRVHATMIIEDIKTKEKAAV, from the coding sequence ATGGATGCAAAGATTTATGATGTATTGATTATAGGTGCAGGACCTATAGGTATTGCTTGCGCGCTAGAAGCTAAGAAAGCAGGGCTTAATTATGTAGTTATTGAGAAAGGTCCTATTGTCAACTCGTTGTATCACTACCCAACAAACATGCATTTCTTCTCTACCAGTGAGAAACTGGAAATAGATGAAATTCCATTTATTTCTAAAGAAGCCAAACCCAGCAAGCAAGAGGCTTTAGAATATTACCGCCGCATTGCTACCTCCAATAAACTGAACATTTCTCTTTTTGAGAAAGTCCTCAAAGTGAACAACAACGACTTATTTGAAGTCATCACCGACAAAGGAAAATGGTATGCTCAACACATCATTATTGCAACCGGTTTTTACGACATACCCAACAAACTCAAATTACCTGGTGAGGATCTCAAAAAGGTCACGCACTATTATGATGATCCGCATTTATATGCCTTCCAGAAAGTGGCTGTCGTTGGAGCCAGTAATAGTGCTGTAGATGCTGCTCTTGAAATTTACCGTAAAGGTGGTGATGTTACCATGGTGGTACGTGGTGAATCCATAGGAGAACGAGTAAAATACTGGGTAAAACCAGACATTGAAAACCGAATTAAGGAAGGTAGCATCAAAGCCTACTTCAATTCAGAAATCACCGAGATAAGAGAAGATGAAATCACCATTTCCCACAATGGAGAATCGATTGATCTGGAGAATGATTTTGTGGTGGCGTTAACTGGCTACAAGCCTAATTTTGCCTTTCTAACCATGATGGGAATCGACCTGCAAGGTGACAAGATGATACCTAAGTATGATGAGGACACCATGGAAACCAATGTTGAGAATGTTTATCTAGCAGGTGTTATTTGTGGCGGTAAAGAAACGCATAAATGGTTTATAGAAAACAGCCGTGTGCATGCTACCATGATTATAGAAGATATCAAGACCAAAGAAAAAGCTGCGGTCTAA
- a CDS encoding DUF4174 domain-containing protein, giving the protein MSRFLFYILILITGTMNSQDLKTHQWKNRLILVFNNGSDATEYRKQISDLKEASAGCEERKLLMYQVLPSEVRLNDFTGAKSEKWNATTDLFTEFMQKDDRFKVVLIGLDGTVKEERDEPISSKELFEIIDGMSMRQAEMRRQE; this is encoded by the coding sequence ATGAGCAGATTTCTTTTCTACATACTCATCCTAATCACAGGCACTATGAATTCTCAAGATCTTAAAACGCATCAATGGAAAAACCGATTGATTCTAGTATTCAATAATGGTTCAGATGCTACAGAGTACCGTAAGCAGATTTCTGATCTTAAGGAAGCCAGCGCAGGTTGTGAAGAGCGTAAATTACTCATGTATCAAGTATTGCCCAGCGAGGTGAGATTGAACGATTTCACTGGAGCAAAATCTGAAAAATGGAATGCCACTACAGATCTCTTTACAGAGTTCATGCAAAAGGATGATCGATTTAAAGTCGTACTCATTGGTCTAGACGGCACCGTCAAAGAGGAACGCGATGAACCCATCAGCTCAAAAGAATTATTTGAAATCATTGACGGTATGTCTATGAGACAGGCAGAAATGCGCCGGCAAGAATAA
- the rsmA gene encoding 16S rRNA (adenine(1518)-N(6)/adenine(1519)-N(6))-dimethyltransferase RsmA, with the protein MAKKQFKKYTTQDKGVTAKKHLGQHFLKDENVAIQIADSLSYKGYDQVLEIGPGTGVLTKHVIRKGIKVTALELDSESVVYLKHSFPIEHAKIVTPQTFEVIETDFLQKDLTEIYGDQPFAIIGNFPYNISTQIVFKTVENRDQIPEFGGMFQKEVAQRICAQHGSKTYGILSVLTQAYYDAEYLFTVGPEVFDPPPRVHSGVLSLKRKPNHDQLSCSYDKLRQVVKLAFNQRRKTLRNSLKSMDLPDAMREREIFDLRPEQISVQEFVDLTTEIEALS; encoded by the coding sequence TTGGCTAAAAAGCAATTTAAAAAATACACCACACAGGATAAAGGCGTTACCGCCAAAAAGCATCTGGGACAACACTTTCTCAAGGATGAAAACGTCGCCATACAGATTGCAGACTCGCTTTCTTATAAAGGCTACGATCAAGTGCTGGAAATAGGTCCTGGAACAGGTGTGCTTACAAAACACGTCATAAGAAAAGGCATCAAGGTTACCGCACTGGAACTGGACAGCGAGTCTGTGGTGTATCTCAAACATTCCTTTCCTATTGAGCATGCAAAAATTGTGACGCCTCAAACTTTTGAAGTCATAGAAACAGACTTTTTGCAAAAGGATTTGACGGAGATTTATGGTGACCAACCTTTTGCGATCATAGGTAATTTCCCATATAATATTAGTACGCAAATCGTTTTCAAAACAGTTGAAAATCGGGATCAGATTCCTGAATTTGGTGGGATGTTTCAAAAAGAAGTGGCGCAGCGCATTTGCGCGCAGCACGGCTCAAAAACCTATGGGATTCTATCGGTTTTGACGCAAGCTTATTATGATGCTGAATATCTCTTCACGGTAGGTCCAGAAGTTTTTGATCCGCCACCACGAGTACATAGTGGTGTTTTATCGCTCAAGCGAAAGCCGAATCACGACCAGCTCTCCTGCTCTTATGACAAGCTTAGACAAGTTGTAAAATTGGCATTTAACCAGCGACGCAAGACCCTAAGAAATTCCTTGAAATCTATGGACTTACCAGATGCCATGCGGGAACGTGAGATATTTGATTTGAGACCAGAGCAAATATCAGTTCAGGAATTTGTGGATTTGACTACAGAAATTGAGGCCTTGTCCTAA
- a CDS encoding DUF4286 family protein, whose product MVIYNVTSNMAQSLEKEWLEWTREHIAQVLGTGLFMDARLTRVMVEEQDGSSTFSIQYKASSREALELYYEKHAPALRQEAVKKFGDRVLSFRTELDMIDEYRVTGNMN is encoded by the coding sequence ATGGTAATTTACAACGTGACCAGTAACATGGCACAATCACTGGAAAAAGAATGGCTGGAATGGACGCGTGAGCACATCGCACAGGTGTTGGGCACTGGCTTGTTCATGGATGCTCGATTGACTAGAGTCATGGTAGAAGAGCAAGATGGCAGCAGTACTTTTTCCATTCAATATAAAGCTTCCAGCCGTGAGGCACTGGAACTATACTATGAGAAGCACGCACCGGCATTGCGCCAGGAAGCCGTCAAAAAATTTGGTGACAGAGTGCTCTCTTTTAGGACAGAACTGGATATGATCGATGAATATCGAGTGACTGGAAACATGAATTAA